One window of Thermocoleostomius sinensis A174 genomic DNA carries:
- the smc gene encoding chromosome segregation protein SMC yields the protein MYIKRVELTHFKSFGGTTSVPLLPGFTVISGPNGSGKSNILDALLFALGLSSSKGMRAERLPDLVNQNQTAGRGRSMVEASVTVTFAIEPGDLRALEEDELDSQTAASEEDGEPTLDETEASIDVSDGPNGNGHTSNGHTTEFEPQTSDLQALTEWTVMRKLRVTQQGTYTSNYYINGQPCTLTELHEQLHKFRVYPEGYNVVLQGDVTSIISMNSRERREIIDELAGVAAFDRKIIQAKEKLDAVKEREERFRIVEKELIEQRDRLAQDRIKAEKYQRLRAELQDKSQWEAVLVWRGQERQAQQIQGQIEAGDRAIAALNHQLVALSSEIQQATAHLEELNARVKALGEDELLALQATLATREAELRQLQRQEQELIASSRDITVNLERTQQDIQEQIQILEQISQEHHQVETQELVSLRQAKEVAQQELDRRRESASTIAAASEAWVQEQTRLRHQIEDLLNIIEPQRTEQVRLQERSAQLQTKIAEQAQALAAVEAETTEKQHAYTDIIGRLGEARQQVDALQQSVISAERELRLQQETQTRLLQEQREKQRQLDKLEAQAQALQEAQGTGVIQLLQNSGLSGICGLVAQLGRVDPQYQLALEIAAGGRLAHLVVEDDGVAAAGIQLLKRQRGGRATFLPLNKIRSPHFTPLPLWNRPDGFVDYASNLIECDDRYRDVFAYVFGNTVVFTTLDAARRQMGEYRIVTLDGELLETSGAMTGGSVSSRQGALHFGTVEPAESAEAIALRERLQEIDRVLSRCEQAIGKAALDVKQASQALIEARQQHREIQLQAEQLQARIMSLTTQDGQLRSQLAQQQQELATAQTRLQALEQQLPGQETNLQQLRQTLGELEQSQTHSEWQQIQANIRVQEAELSQRQLALQSAEQRLQDLDNQRHRIQERINQARDRLQECRTQQTTLLNQHSALGTQAATLTEQITETQTALAGLDQTLAAEKQERDRAERQLREQQTQQQQLEWQRQKTIETQAAQRQQQADLQEQLAAQRAELPDPLPELPENLALEQLQQELRSMQKRLQAMEPVNMLALEEYERTQTRLEELSEKLGTLDEERSELLLRIENFTTLRRRAFKEAFDAVNKNFQSIFAELSDGDGYLQLDNQEDPFASGLNLVAHPKGKPVRRLASMSGGEKSLTALSFIFALQRYRPSPFYAFDEVDMFLDGANVERLARMIKHQAQQAQFIVVSLRRPMIESAQRTIGVTQARGAYTQVLGLDLQPQSASV from the coding sequence GTGTACATTAAGCGTGTTGAGCTAACCCACTTCAAATCGTTTGGCGGCACGACGAGCGTTCCTCTGTTGCCAGGGTTCACGGTCATTTCTGGCCCCAATGGGTCTGGTAAGTCCAATATTCTTGATGCGCTGCTGTTTGCGTTGGGCTTGTCCAGTTCCAAGGGAATGCGAGCCGAGCGCTTGCCAGATTTGGTCAACCAAAATCAAACAGCCGGACGAGGGCGATCGATGGTGGAGGCCAGTGTTACCGTGACGTTTGCCATTGAACCGGGCGATCTGCGGGCATTGGAAGAAGACGAGCTAGACAGTCAGACTGCCGCTAGCGAAGAGGATGGGGAGCCAACCCTAGACGAGACAGAAGCATCGATCGATGTTAGCGATGGGCCCAATGGCAATGGGCACACCAGTAATGGACACACCACCGAGTTCGAGCCACAGACATCAGACCTACAAGCCCTGACCGAATGGACGGTGATGCGCAAACTGCGCGTTACTCAGCAAGGCACGTATACCTCGAATTACTATATCAATGGGCAACCCTGCACCCTGACGGAACTGCACGAGCAACTGCACAAGTTTCGTGTTTACCCCGAAGGCTACAACGTTGTCCTACAGGGGGACGTAACCAGCATCATCTCCATGAACTCGCGAGAGCGGCGCGAAATTATTGATGAGTTAGCGGGGGTGGCCGCGTTCGATCGCAAAATTATCCAGGCTAAGGAAAAACTGGATGCGGTGAAGGAACGGGAAGAACGCTTCCGCATTGTGGAAAAGGAATTGATCGAGCAGCGCGATCGATTGGCGCAAGATCGGATTAAAGCCGAGAAATATCAACGACTGCGAGCGGAACTGCAAGATAAAAGCCAGTGGGAAGCGGTGTTGGTGTGGCGGGGGCAAGAGCGGCAAGCGCAGCAGATCCAGGGACAAATTGAGGCGGGCGATCGGGCGATTGCCGCTCTCAACCATCAACTGGTTGCCCTCTCCAGTGAGATTCAACAGGCAACGGCTCATCTGGAGGAGCTAAACGCACGGGTGAAAGCTTTGGGTGAAGATGAACTGTTAGCCTTGCAAGCCACCCTAGCCACCCGCGAAGCCGAACTGCGGCAATTGCAACGCCAAGAACAAGAGTTGATTGCCTCTAGCCGCGATATTACGGTCAATCTGGAGCGTACTCAGCAGGATATTCAGGAACAGATTCAAATCCTAGAGCAAATTTCCCAAGAGCACCATCAGGTGGAAACTCAGGAGTTAGTATCGCTACGTCAAGCCAAGGAAGTTGCCCAACAGGAACTCGATCGCCGTCGGGAGTCCGCCAGCACGATCGCCGCTGCGTCGGAAGCTTGGGTGCAAGAACAAACCCGCCTGCGCCACCAAATTGAAGATTTGCTGAACATAATTGAACCGCAGCGCACCGAGCAGGTTCGGCTGCAAGAGCGATCGGCGCAACTGCAAACCAAAATCGCGGAGCAAGCGCAAGCCTTGGCAGCGGTGGAGGCTGAAACCACCGAAAAACAGCACGCCTACACTGATATCATTGGTCGCTTGGGAGAAGCACGCCAACAGGTGGATGCGCTGCAACAGTCGGTGATATCCGCCGAACGGGAACTACGCCTTCAACAGGAAACCCAAACTCGCCTGCTGCAAGAACAGCGTGAGAAACAGCGTCAGTTAGATAAGCTGGAAGCCCAAGCCCAGGCTTTGCAGGAGGCCCAAGGAACTGGTGTAATTCAACTGTTGCAAAATTCTGGACTATCGGGCATTTGCGGCTTGGTGGCGCAATTGGGTCGGGTCGATCCGCAGTATCAGTTAGCGCTGGAAATCGCCGCAGGTGGGAGGTTAGCCCATCTGGTGGTAGAAGATGACGGTGTGGCGGCGGCCGGAATTCAACTGCTGAAACGACAGCGTGGCGGCCGAGCCACGTTTCTTCCCCTCAACAAAATTCGATCGCCCCACTTCACGCCCCTGCCCCTATGGAATCGACCCGATGGTTTTGTGGACTATGCCAGCAATTTGATTGAGTGCGACGATCGCTATCGGGATGTGTTCGCCTACGTGTTTGGCAATACGGTGGTGTTTACAACGCTCGATGCCGCGCGGCGACAGATGGGCGAATACCGGATTGTCACCCTAGACGGAGAACTGCTAGAAACGAGCGGCGCCATGACTGGCGGTAGCGTCTCCTCACGTCAGGGAGCTTTGCACTTTGGCACTGTGGAACCCGCTGAATCGGCTGAAGCGATAGCCCTACGGGAACGTCTCCAGGAAATCGATCGCGTCTTATCTCGCTGTGAGCAGGCGATCGGTAAGGCAGCGCTGGACGTGAAGCAAGCCTCTCAAGCCCTGATCGAAGCCCGGCAACAGCATCGAGAAATTCAGCTTCAAGCCGAGCAGTTGCAAGCTCGCATTATGAGCCTGACAACGCAGGATGGTCAGCTTCGATCGCAGCTAGCTCAACAGCAGCAGGAACTGGCGACGGCCCAAACGCGCTTGCAGGCATTGGAACAGCAACTCCCAGGGCAGGAAACCAACCTACAACAGCTACGCCAAACGTTAGGGGAGTTAGAACAGTCCCAAACCCACAGCGAATGGCAGCAGATTCAAGCCAATATTCGCGTTCAGGAAGCAGAACTGAGTCAGCGGCAACTAGCGCTGCAATCAGCCGAACAGCGGCTTCAAGATCTCGACAACCAGCGGCATCGCATTCAGGAGCGCATCAATCAGGCTCGCGATCGACTGCAAGAATGTCGCACTCAACAGACCACCCTTCTGAATCAGCATTCAGCATTGGGCACTCAAGCGGCCACTCTGACCGAGCAAATTACTGAAACCCAAACAGCCCTAGCTGGACTAGACCAAACCCTAGCAGCCGAAAAACAGGAGCGCGATCGAGCAGAGCGACAACTGCGCGAGCAACAAACCCAACAACAGCAGTTGGAATGGCAGCGGCAGAAGACGATCGAAACCCAAGCCGCACAGCGACAACAGCAGGCAGACTTGCAGGAACAGCTAGCGGCTCAACGGGCAGAACTTCCCGATCCATTGCCTGAACTTCCCGAAAATTTGGCGCTAGAGCAATTGCAACAAGAATTGCGATCGATGCAAAAACGGTTACAAGCGATGGAACCCGTGAATATGCTAGCGCTAGAAGAATATGAGCGCACTCAAACTCGTCTGGAAGAATTGAGCGAAAAGTTGGGCACACTCGATGAAGAGCGATCAGAATTGCTGCTGCGAATTGAAAACTTCACAACTTTGCGGCGGCGAGCTTTCAAAGAAGCCTTTGATGCCGTCAACAAAAATTTTCAATCCATCTTTGCTGAACTTTCGGATGGCGATGGCTATCTGCAACTAGATAACCAGGAAGATCCCTTTGCTAGCGGACTGAACTTGGTGGCTCATCCCAAAGGAAAACCCGTGCGCCGCTTGGCTTCCATGTCGGGGGGTGAAAAATCTCTAACCGCCCTCAGCTTTATTTTTGCGCTGCAACGCTATCGCCCCTCTCCATTTTATGCATTTGATGAAGTGGATATGTTTTTAGACGGGGCAAACGTAGAACGATTAGCTAGAATGATTAAACATCAGGCACAGCAAGCGCAATTCATCGTGGTAAGTCTTCGCCGTCCTATGATTGAGTCGGCTCAACGCACGATCGGCGTCACCCAAGCACGGGGAGCCTACACACAAGTTCTGGGATTAGACTTACAGCCACAAAGTGCTTCTGTATAG
- a CDS encoding GNAT family N-acetyltransferase — MVEQLKPRYSVSWIDNIADIPQIEWDAMATPLKTPFLEWEWLRNMETSGSATAKAGWVPRHLTVWRDRSLIGAAPMYVKGHSFGEFVFDHQWADISERLGVRYYPKLLGMSPFTPAEGYRFLIAPGEDEDEITEIMVGAIDHFCMRHQISGCNFLYVDPEWRRRMERHGFVSWLHHSFVWSNQGFQTFDDYLAVFNANQRRNIKRERKAVAQAGLRLQALTGDEITKPLLASVYHFYCDTCDKFGWWGSKYLTPKFFDQLAPNYIHRVVVFAVYPEDSDDYPVGMSFCVTKGDRLYGRYWGATQDFDNLHFDACYYTPIEWAIANNIQLFDPGAGGRHKKRRGFPAMPNHSLHRFYNDRLQQILQTYIGQVNQMERQEMDAINANLPFKQQSTTQQQNNKGCD, encoded by the coding sequence ATGGTTGAACAACTGAAGCCTCGCTACTCCGTTTCCTGGATTGACAACATTGCTGATATCCCTCAGATAGAATGGGATGCCATGGCCACGCCGTTGAAAACACCCTTTCTAGAGTGGGAATGGCTGCGCAATATGGAAACCTCTGGCAGTGCCACTGCAAAAGCCGGATGGGTTCCGCGTCACCTGACGGTATGGCGCGATCGATCGTTGATTGGCGCGGCTCCAATGTATGTCAAAGGGCACAGCTTTGGCGAATTTGTCTTTGATCATCAGTGGGCAGATATCTCCGAGCGCTTAGGCGTGCGCTATTACCCGAAACTATTGGGTATGTCGCCCTTTACGCCAGCAGAAGGTTATCGCTTTTTGATTGCTCCCGGTGAGGACGAAGACGAAATTACTGAAATCATGGTGGGGGCGATTGATCATTTCTGTATGCGCCACCAGATTTCTGGCTGCAATTTCTTGTATGTCGATCCAGAGTGGCGGCGGCGGATGGAGCGACATGGCTTTGTCAGTTGGCTGCATCACAGTTTTGTCTGGTCAAATCAAGGCTTTCAAACTTTTGATGATTACCTGGCTGTCTTCAACGCGAATCAGCGGCGCAACATTAAACGTGAACGCAAAGCTGTGGCTCAGGCTGGGTTGCGCCTGCAAGCTCTAACTGGCGATGAAATTACCAAACCGTTGCTAGCGAGTGTGTATCACTTCTACTGCGACACCTGTGACAAATTCGGTTGGTGGGGTAGTAAGTATCTGACGCCCAAGTTTTTTGATCAACTCGCTCCTAACTATATCCATCGGGTGGTGGTATTTGCGGTTTATCCCGAAGACAGCGATGACTATCCTGTCGGCATGTCGTTCTGCGTGACGAAGGGCGATCGGCTGTATGGGCGCTATTGGGGGGCAACACAGGATTTTGATAACTTGCACTTCGATGCGTGCTACTACACGCCGATTGAATGGGCGATTGCCAACAACATTCAACTATTTGATCCAGGGGCAGGCGGGCGTCACAAAAAGCGGCGCGGCTTTCCAGCGATGCCCAATCACTCGCTGCATCGGTTCTATAACGATCGCCTTCAGCAAATTTTGCAAACCTACATCGGTCAGGTTAACCAAATGGAACGGCAGGAGATGGACGCTATCAACGCTAACTTACCCTTTAAGCAACAATCAACAACACAACAGCAAAACAATAAAGGCTGTGATTGA
- a CDS encoding biotin--[acetyl-CoA-carboxylase] ligase → MSFDLQQLERSLNNTPVMINLLAESYQLQLKNSDFPAFQIQVFETVSSTNTIVWERLRQGAAGTVVIALQQQAGRGQRGHQWCSEPGGLYLSLGLTPQFPVAQAGQLTLGSAWGIAAILRGYGVPVGIKWLNDLVVDGYKLGGILTETRVAGEQIQQAVIGVGLNWRNPVPELAVNLRQVLASNELLEKIDRPSIDSLEGLAALVLHGLKLGYLHWQQRGSNSLVAAYEQLCVNCGHPITVEGQVGTIVGVTALGQLRVWLHSAATEIYLGADRVRLSYATSTSQQATMNP, encoded by the coding sequence ATGAGCTTTGATTTGCAACAGTTGGAGCGATCGTTGAACAATACACCTGTGATGATCAACTTGCTGGCTGAGTCCTACCAACTTCAGTTGAAAAACAGCGATTTTCCAGCGTTTCAAATTCAGGTGTTTGAAACCGTTTCATCGACCAATACGATCGTGTGGGAACGGTTGCGGCAGGGAGCCGCCGGGACGGTAGTCATCGCGTTGCAACAACAGGCGGGGCGGGGTCAGCGGGGACATCAGTGGTGTTCAGAACCCGGCGGGCTGTATCTATCGTTGGGGCTTACTCCCCAGTTTCCCGTTGCTCAGGCAGGGCAACTAACCTTGGGTAGTGCTTGGGGCATTGCGGCAATATTACGCGGCTATGGAGTTCCCGTTGGAATTAAGTGGTTGAATGATTTGGTTGTCGATGGTTATAAGCTTGGCGGAATTTTAACCGAAACCCGAGTCGCTGGCGAGCAGATTCAGCAAGCAGTAATTGGAGTAGGTTTGAATTGGAGGAATCCTGTACCAGAATTGGCTGTTAACTTGCGGCAAGTTTTGGCTAGTAACGAGTTGCTTGAGAAGATCGATCGCCCTTCAATCGACAGCCTTGAAGGTTTGGCAGCACTCGTCCTACACGGGTTGAAATTGGGATATCTCCATTGGCAACAGCGCGGCAGCAACAGCTTAGTGGCGGCCTACGAGCAACTTTGTGTGAATTGTGGTCATCCAATTACAGTCGAGGGACAAGTCGGAACGATCGTAGGAGTGACAGCCCTAGGACAATTGCGCGTATGGCTGCACTCGGCCGCCACTGAAATTTATCTGGGAGCCGATCGAGTACGTTTGAGCTATGCCACATCTACCTCACAGCAGGCAACAATGAACCCGTAA
- the pgeF gene encoding peptidoglycan editing factor PgeF, which produces MHTWHWHTWQGRSYLTCSLLKDWQHGFFTQQFWAQTPFELVAALSPTANVYQVKQVHGNTVLSSSEVERSLAEEPAAADPENDRVVFPDADGLMSQQANQAVWVCTADCTPVLIADDETGQVAAVHAGWRGTALGIVQKAVDRLLAQGSQIKNLRVAMGPAIAGEVYQVSTTVAAQVGATIVQPPDISASPLATVDSLDESIATSDEILEKLRQLPNSPVFDDPQPGRVRLDVRRVNALQLEQRGIAPDQVAIAPYCTYQNPELFFSYRRERQKKVQWSGIVST; this is translated from the coding sequence ATGCATACTTGGCACTGGCACACCTGGCAAGGACGGTCTTACCTCACCTGTAGCTTATTAAAAGACTGGCAACATGGTTTTTTTACCCAACAGTTTTGGGCGCAAACGCCGTTTGAACTAGTGGCGGCCCTAAGTCCGACCGCCAATGTCTACCAAGTAAAACAAGTTCACGGCAATACGGTCCTCAGTTCTTCCGAGGTAGAACGATCGTTAGCAGAAGAGCCTGCTGCCGCAGATCCAGAGAACGATCGGGTGGTGTTTCCTGATGCTGATGGGCTGATGAGTCAGCAAGCCAACCAAGCGGTGTGGGTTTGTACGGCTGACTGTACCCCTGTCTTGATTGCCGATGATGAAACTGGGCAAGTGGCGGCTGTCCATGCGGGTTGGCGTGGCACAGCGTTAGGCATTGTACAAAAGGCGGTCGATCGGCTGTTGGCACAAGGCAGTCAGATTAAAAATCTGCGGGTGGCGATGGGCCCAGCGATTGCAGGCGAAGTGTATCAAGTCTCAACGACCGTGGCGGCTCAAGTGGGAGCGACAATCGTACAGCCACCCGACATCTCGGCATCACCGCTAGCAACCGTCGATTCACTGGATGAATCGATCGCCACGTCTGATGAAATTTTGGAGAAGTTGCGACAGTTGCCCAATTCTCCGGTGTTTGACGATCCACAACCCGGACGAGTGCGCTTAGATGTGCGGCGGGTGAATGCGCTTCAGCTAGAGCAACGGGGAATTGCGCCAGACCAAGTGGCGATCGCGCCCTACTGTACCTACCAAAACCCAGAATTGTTCTTTTCTTACCGGCGAGAACGGCAAAAGAAAGTGCAGTGGTCTGGAATAGTGAGTACGTAA
- a CDS encoding dihydroorotase, with protein MADSLPSLYIRQARILMPTGDFLVGDVEIRDRQIVQVAPQLPVADSQTANSREIDGHGLTLLPGVIDPQVHFREPGLEYKEDLFTASCACAKGGVTSFLEMPNTKPLTTTQAALDDKLRRASEKCLVNYGFFMGATAEALPDLLEANPTPGIKIFMGSMHGALLVDQDEALERIFSKGKRLIAVHAEDQARIRQRREQFAGITDPAIHSQIQDNQAALQATQLALKLSKKYQRRLHILHMSTAEEADLLRQDKPAWVTAEVTPQHLVLNTSAYETIGTLAQMNPPLRSPHDNEVLWQALRDGVIDFIATDHAPHTLEEKAKGYPNTPSGMPGVETSLPVMLTQAMQGRCTVAQVSNWMSTAVAKAYGIPNKGKIAPGYDADLVLVDLDTYRPVKREDLMTKCGWSPFEGWELTGFPVVTIVGGQVVYDHGQLNTDVRGQALTFTQ; from the coding sequence ATGGCTGATTCTCTTCCTTCCCTATACATTCGTCAGGCCCGGATTCTGATGCCAACGGGCGATTTTTTGGTAGGAGATGTGGAAATTCGCGATCGTCAAATCGTGCAAGTGGCTCCCCAACTTCCAGTGGCAGACAGTCAAACGGCAAACAGTAGAGAGATTGACGGACACGGGCTGACGTTGTTGCCCGGTGTTATCGATCCACAGGTGCATTTCCGCGAGCCAGGATTGGAATATAAGGAGGACTTGTTTACTGCCAGTTGCGCCTGTGCCAAAGGCGGCGTTACGTCGTTTTTGGAAATGCCCAATACAAAGCCGTTGACCACAACCCAGGCAGCCCTGGACGATAAGCTGCGCCGAGCATCGGAAAAATGTCTGGTTAACTATGGTTTCTTTATGGGTGCAACGGCAGAAGCACTGCCCGATTTGCTGGAAGCTAACCCAACACCGGGCATCAAAATTTTTATGGGATCGATGCATGGAGCACTTTTAGTGGATCAAGATGAAGCCCTAGAGCGGATTTTTTCCAAGGGGAAACGGCTGATTGCAGTTCATGCTGAAGATCAAGCGCGCATTCGCCAACGGCGCGAACAGTTTGCAGGGATTACCGATCCGGCAATTCATTCCCAAATTCAAGACAATCAGGCGGCCTTGCAAGCGACGCAGTTAGCGCTCAAACTTTCAAAGAAATACCAGCGACGGCTGCACATTTTGCACATGTCCACGGCTGAAGAAGCTGACCTGTTGCGCCAAGACAAGCCCGCTTGGGTGACAGCAGAAGTCACACCGCAGCACTTAGTCCTTAACACTAGCGCCTATGAAACGATCGGCACCTTGGCCCAGATGAACCCGCCATTGCGATCGCCCCACGATAACGAAGTGCTGTGGCAAGCCCTACGCGATGGTGTGATTGACTTCATTGCCACCGATCATGCTCCGCACACGCTAGAGGAAAAAGCGAAAGGCTACCCCAATACTCCTTCCGGAATGCCTGGTGTGGAAACCTCGCTGCCTGTGATGTTGACCCAGGCGATGCAGGGGCGCTGTACGGTGGCGCAGGTATCCAACTGGATGTCTACAGCGGTGGCCAAGGCCTATGGCATTCCCAATAAAGGCAAAATTGCACCAGGCTATGACGCTGATTTAGTTCTAGTCGATCTCGACACCTATCGCCCGGTGAAGCGGGAAGACCTGATGACCAAGTGTGGCTGGAGTCCATTTGAGGGCTGGGAATTGACGGGTTTTCCGGTTGTCACGATCGTGGGTGGGCAAGTGGTGTACGACCACGGGCAACTCAACACGGATGTCCGGGGACAAGCCCTAACATTTACTCAGTAG
- the lepB gene encoding signal peptidase I has translation MSQPNSADRPPAVAQHNQPPKHTENPWTEALKTIGLSLVLALGIRHFVAEARYIPSESMVPTLEVNDRLIVEKISYLFNPPQRYDIIVFIPPEAAGQACLGLASPGGRIKDAFIKRVIGLPGEEIAVRNGQVFVNGQPLQENYISAPPNYQWGPQVIDDNSYLVLGDNRNNSCDGHFWGPVPRENIIGRAVFRFWPPGRVGGISPQTP, from the coding sequence ATGAGCCAACCCAATAGTGCCGATCGTCCACCTGCTGTTGCTCAACACAATCAGCCGCCCAAGCATACCGAAAACCCGTGGACTGAAGCGTTAAAAACGATCGGACTCAGTTTGGTGTTAGCGCTTGGAATTCGGCATTTTGTAGCAGAGGCCCGCTACATTCCCTCCGAGTCGATGGTTCCTACCTTAGAAGTCAACGATCGGCTGATTGTGGAAAAAATTAGCTATCTGTTCAACCCACCGCAGCGGTATGACATCATTGTCTTCATTCCCCCTGAAGCAGCAGGACAAGCATGTTTAGGCTTGGCAAGCCCAGGAGGCAGAATTAAAGATGCCTTTATTAAGCGCGTAATCGGGTTGCCCGGTGAAGAAATTGCAGTGAGAAATGGGCAAGTTTTTGTCAATGGTCAACCGCTGCAAGAAAATTACATCAGCGCCCCTCCTAACTATCAATGGGGACCCCAAGTCATCGATGATAACTCGTATCTAGTACTCGGCGATAACCGCAACAATAGCTGCGATGGTCACTTTTGGGGGCCGGTTCCCCGCGAAAATATTATTGGTCGGGCTGTCTTTCGGTTTTGGCCGCCTGGACGAGTTGGCGGCATTAGCCCTCAAACTCCTTGA
- the psbQ gene encoding photosystem II protein PsbQ: MLRFRSLLAAVLTVTLAFLLCSGTPALAAKATKAPSYTPAQLEQIQRYATSVEELQNRMVEIPTLIQQQRWVDLKTFIHGPLGELRIRMARLARSLAPQSQKVAQQRAKDVFEHLVAIDEAADLGDATKAFRNYNEALKDLDAFFSLLPS, encoded by the coding sequence ATGCTACGTTTTCGGTCTCTCTTGGCTGCGGTTTTAACAGTTACCCTTGCCTTTCTTCTGTGCAGTGGCACTCCAGCCTTGGCCGCTAAGGCCACGAAAGCTCCTAGCTATACTCCGGCGCAACTTGAACAAATCCAGCGATATGCAACCAGTGTGGAAGAATTGCAAAATCGCATGGTCGAAATTCCAACCTTGATTCAACAGCAACGCTGGGTAGATCTGAAGACCTTCATCCATGGACCGCTGGGAGAATTGCGCATCCGTATGGCCAGATTGGCTCGCTCCTTAGCACCGCAATCGCAAAAAGTGGCTCAACAGCGAGCTAAAGATGTATTTGAGCATTTAGTGGCGATCGATGAAGCGGCGGATTTAGGCGATGCAACCAAGGCATTTCGCAACTATAACGAGGCTTTGAAAGATTTAGATGCATTTTTTAGCCTGTTACCTTCTTAA
- a CDS encoding NAD(P)/FAD-dependent oxidoreductase, whose amino-acid sequence MTKVTIVGCGVVGATIAYELSRIPDLQVTVLDRQPPAQAATGAALGVLMGAISQKTKGRAWLMRQASLQRYETLIPELVATTGQAIPWNRQGIVLLCFEPDSRSRWQSLVDLRRSQGWELELWTAEQVRSHCPQLDPPRLALAVYSPHDRQVDPTALTLALVQAAQKNGVVFHFDCEVTGFECAQQDTDAGQTCHHILTTTQSIATDWVVVSAGLGSTPLTETAKHPIPIRPVLGQALEVQLDHPLGHAQFQPVITGEDVHIVPLMGNHSERRYWIGATVEFPATVDTDEIAANSDRLQEIWQAAMAFCPALQHATICKTWSGLRPRPSDRAAPVIERLNRYRNVLVATGHYRNGVLLAPATALAIRETILGGAKEGIEET is encoded by the coding sequence ATGACGAAGGTTACTATTGTAGGCTGTGGGGTAGTAGGAGCGACGATCGCCTACGAACTCAGCCGGATTCCTGACTTGCAAGTGACGGTTCTCGATCGTCAACCGCCAGCCCAAGCAGCCACCGGAGCCGCTTTGGGAGTGCTGATGGGAGCCATCAGCCAAAAAACAAAGGGTCGAGCCTGGCTCATGCGTCAAGCGAGTCTCCAGCGCTATGAAACGCTGATTCCGGAGCTGGTGGCCACGACAGGGCAAGCCATTCCCTGGAATCGACAGGGCATTGTGCTACTGTGTTTTGAACCAGATAGTCGCTCGCGCTGGCAGTCTTTGGTCGATCTGCGCCGAAGTCAGGGTTGGGAATTGGAGCTTTGGACCGCAGAACAAGTTCGATCGCACTGTCCCCAACTTGATCCACCCCGGTTAGCACTGGCAGTCTACTCACCTCACGATCGCCAAGTCGATCCCACAGCCTTAACCTTGGCACTGGTACAAGCCGCCCAGAAAAACGGAGTTGTGTTTCATTTTGATTGCGAGGTTACAGGGTTTGAGTGTGCGCAGCAGGACACCGATGCCGGTCAAACGTGTCACCACATCTTAACCACTACGCAGTCGATCGCTACCGATTGGGTGGTGGTGTCTGCTGGCTTAGGATCAACGCCTTTAACAGAAACGGCAAAGCATCCGATTCCCATTCGTCCCGTTCTAGGACAAGCCTTAGAAGTGCAATTAGACCACCCTTTGGGTCATGCCCAATTTCAACCTGTGATTACAGGCGAGGACGTGCATATCGTGCCGTTGATGGGCAACCACTCAGAAAGACGCTATTGGATTGGAGCCACCGTTGAATTTCCTGCCACTGTCGATACCGACGAGATTGCAGCCAACTCCGATCGCCTACAAGAAATTTGGCAAGCCGCCATGGCTTTCTGTCCTGCCCTCCAGCATGCAACCATCTGCAAAACCTGGTCAGGCTTACGCCCCCGCCCCAGCGATCGAGCCGCTCCGGTCATTGAGCGACTCAATCGCTATCGCAATGTTTTAGTAGCAACCGGACATTACCGCAACGGCGTACTACTCGCTCCAGCTACAGCCCTAGCAATTCGAGAAACAATCTTAGGTGGTGCAAAAGAGGGAATAGAAGAAACCTAG